One segment of Rhodovulum sp. P5 DNA contains the following:
- a CDS encoding AAA family ATPase yields MTGKDLPPYFNISPDKALADLPPPTRTADLRDMAEACARGRSDLAGRGLDETGARRLRPFSTWEITKYLIPVAPAHFRRVLRENPDLPQGVSETEGGAKWFTLDEVLRLRAHFGAAGSKAKEYLPYRPEGLPAKIVAVANFKGGVGKTATAAHLAMSAALDGYKVLVVDLDSQGSMTSIFGAKIADEWDTVFPLLARHYGEHLRAENQRRLDRGEAPQPLDDTLTEAIKMTPADVIKPTHWPNIDLIGAQLNLYWSEFQIPVWRMNARSWKLWDALSEALEAGGVLDRYDLIFLDTPPALGYLTINGLAAADILLVPVGASFLEFDSTGRFFDMLHATFSSIEEGENMAARALGREELSFEWDAVQAVITRFDAAQQAEMAALMQAYMGRTLSPFRQDFTALIGQAGESVNGIYEADYRDFNRDTYARGRATFDETYAAFKRLLLGIWRREERARAGLAAE; encoded by the coding sequence ATGACAGGCAAAGACCTGCCTCCCTATTTCAACATCTCGCCGGACAAGGCGCTGGCGGATCTGCCGCCCCCCACCCGGACCGCCGATCTTCGGGACATGGCCGAGGCCTGCGCCCGGGGGCGGAGCGATCTGGCCGGCCGGGGGCTGGATGAAACCGGCGCACGGCGGCTGCGGCCGTTCTCCACCTGGGAGATCACGAAATACCTGATCCCGGTGGCGCCCGCCCATTTCCGGCGCGTACTGCGGGAAAACCCCGACCTGCCCCAGGGTGTCAGCGAGACCGAGGGCGGCGCGAAATGGTTCACCCTGGACGAGGTGCTGCGGCTGCGCGCCCATTTCGGGGCGGCCGGGTCGAAGGCCAAGGAATACCTGCCCTACCGCCCCGAGGGGCTGCCCGCCAAGATCGTGGCGGTGGCCAATTTCAAGGGCGGGGTCGGCAAGACCGCGACGGCGGCGCATCTGGCGATGTCGGCGGCGCTCGACGGCTACAAGGTGCTGGTGGTCGATCTGGACAGCCAGGGCTCGATGACCTCGATCTTCGGGGCGAAGATCGCCGATGAATGGGACACCGTCTTTCCCCTGCTGGCCCGCCATTACGGCGAACATCTGCGGGCCGAGAACCAGCGCCGGCTGGACCGGGGCGAGGCGCCGCAACCCCTGGACGACACGCTGACCGAGGCGATCAAGATGACGCCCGCCGATGTCATCAAGCCCACCCACTGGCCCAATATCGATCTGATCGGGGCGCAGCTGAACCTGTACTGGTCGGAATTCCAGATCCCCGTCTGGCGGATGAATGCGCGGTCGTGGAAGCTCTGGGATGCGCTCTCAGAGGCGCTGGAGGCCGGCGGCGTGCTGGACCGCTATGACCTGATCTTCCTCGATACGCCCCCTGCCCTTGGCTATCTGACGATCAACGGGCTGGCCGCGGCCGACATCCTGCTGGTGCCGGTGGGGGCGTCTTTCCTGGAATTCGACAGCACGGGGCGGTTCTTCGACATGCTGCACGCCACCTTTTCTTCGATCGAGGAGGGGGAGAACATGGCCGCCCGCGCGCTGGGGCGGGAGGAGCTGTCTTTCGAATGGGACGCGGTGCAGGCGGTCATCACCCGCTTCGACGCCGCGCAGCAGGCCGAGATGGCGGCGCTGATGCAGGCCTATATGGGCCGGACCCTTTCCCCCTTCCGGCAGGATTTCACCGCACTCATCGGTCAGGCGGGCGAAAGCGTGAACGGGATATACGAGGCCGATTACCGCGATTTCAACCGGGACACCTATGCCCGCGGCCGCGCGACCTTCGATGAAACCTATGCCGCCTTCAAGCGGCTGCTGTTGGGGATCTGGCGGCGGGAAGAACGGGCGCGGGCGGGTCTGGCGGCGGAGTGA
- a CDS encoding BrnT family toxin produces MTSIAFEGFDWDEGNWPKCGKHGMTQAEVEQVFLNVPAVHDQPTHSDTEQRFKAIGRTDEGRYAFVAFTFRNRRIRPVSARYMHRKEVESYERQTR; encoded by the coding sequence ATGACATCGATTGCGTTCGAAGGGTTTGACTGGGACGAAGGCAACTGGCCGAAATGCGGAAAGCACGGCATGACACAGGCAGAGGTCGAGCAGGTCTTCCTGAACGTCCCCGCCGTTCACGACCAGCCAACCCATTCGGACACGGAGCAACGTTTCAAGGCCATCGGACGGACAGATGAAGGGCGATATGCATTTGTCGCCTTCACCTTCCGAAACAGGCGCATCCGCCCCGTAAGTGCGCGCTACATGCACCGAAAGGAGGTCGAAAGCTATGAACGACAAACCCGGTAA
- a CDS encoding acyltransferase — MEGTRRPMGHDIHSPRLRLSPHGHYVWIDAVRGIAALAVVVFHYHHFYLADALARPGLPETSSFPWAALFDPLYRHGHYAVELFWVISGFVFAHVYLPRPTTARNFAAARLARLYPLHLATLLLVAGVQMFSLNRLGHWQIYANNDLPHFLMNLGMASHWTYLTPGLSFNGPIWSVSLELLSYGLFFLSLGLLRRGGAGFAAALTAACFGIYASGLSLPPLRLTDIFLCATLFFTGTTLYFLHGLAETRRAWDGVTLAGLAGLSMLALMAGRDDVALIGICAAIVLVTAMLDRLFPRVPAVFRMLGDTSYSIYLVHVPMQMIVLTAADLFFGGSRAFATHPLTLPVYVLAALGLAWVVHVRFERPVGRALRRWMERR; from the coding sequence ATGGAAGGGACACGGCGCCCGATGGGCCACGACATCCACAGCCCCCGCCTGCGCCTGTCCCCCCACGGGCATTACGTCTGGATCGACGCGGTCCGGGGCATCGCGGCGCTGGCGGTGGTGGTGTTCCACTATCACCATTTCTACCTGGCCGACGCCCTGGCCCGGCCCGGCCTGCCCGAAACCTCCAGCTTTCCGTGGGCGGCGCTGTTCGACCCGCTCTACCGCCACGGCCATTACGCGGTGGAACTCTTCTGGGTGATCTCTGGCTTCGTCTTCGCCCATGTCTATCTGCCCCGGCCGACCACCGCCCGAAACTTTGCCGCCGCGCGCCTTGCCCGGCTTTACCCGCTGCACCTGGCCACGCTTCTGCTGGTGGCCGGGGTGCAGATGTTCAGCCTGAACAGGCTCGGCCACTGGCAGATCTACGCCAATAACGACCTGCCGCATTTCCTCATGAATCTGGGGATGGCCAGCCACTGGACCTACCTGACCCCGGGGCTCAGCTTCAACGGCCCGATCTGGTCGGTGTCGCTGGAACTGCTGTCCTATGGGCTGTTCTTCCTGTCGCTGGGGCTCTTGCGGCGCGGGGGCGCGGGCTTTGCCGCGGCCCTGACGGCGGCCTGTTTCGGCATATACGCGTCCGGGCTGTCCCTGCCGCCGCTGCGCCTGACCGACATCTTCCTGTGCGCCACGCTGTTTTTCACCGGGACGACCCTTTATTTCCTGCACGGCCTTGCCGAAACCCGCCGCGCCTGGGACGGCGTCACCCTTGCGGGGCTGGCAGGCCTGTCCATGCTGGCCCTGATGGCGGGGCGGGACGATGTCGCGCTGATCGGGATCTGCGCCGCGATCGTGCTGGTCACCGCGATGCTCGACCGGCTGTTCCCCCGGGTGCCGGCGGTGTTCCGCATGCTGGGCGATACCAGCTACAGCATCTATCTGGTGCATGTGCCGATGCAGATGATCGTGCTGACCGCGGCCGACCTGTTCTTCGGGGGCAGCCGCGCCTTCGCAACCCACCCGCTGACGCTGCCGGTCTATGTGCTTGCGGCCCTCGGGCTGGCCTGGGTCGTGCATGTCCGGTTCGAACGGCCGGTCGGCCGGGCCCTGCGCCGGTGGATGGAACGGCGCTGA
- a CDS encoding replication initiator protein A, whose translation MTGAATAAGSGAVPVQQDFFVCDFFAAVPKHDLASMEHPLFSLSTRPDRRILDYVHNDVRVTVTPSVKGRATIFDADILIFCISQLMAALNAGRPTARRLTLTAHDLLIATGRETSGDGYRRLRDAFERLAGTRITTNIVTGEAETTTGFGLIESWQIVRKTRGGRMVSVAVTLSEWLYRAVLSKSVLTLSRDYFGLRKPLERRLYELARKHCGRQAGWQVSVETLCKKTGSASPRRVFRAMLREIIREGNIPDYDLVEEPGDIIRVTPKGAVTEPGPTAPHLTPDALEAARALIPGADVYALEAEWRGVWAATGRQRLKSPDKAFLGWVRRRAG comes from the coding sequence ATGACCGGGGCAGCGACCGCGGCAGGATCGGGGGCAGTCCCCGTGCAGCAGGATTTCTTCGTCTGCGATTTTTTCGCAGCCGTCCCCAAGCATGATCTCGCCAGCATGGAGCATCCGCTCTTCTCGCTGTCCACCCGGCCCGACCGGCGCATCCTCGATTATGTCCATAACGATGTGCGGGTGACGGTGACGCCTTCGGTCAAGGGGCGGGCGACGATCTTCGATGCCGATATCCTGATTTTCTGCATCAGCCAACTGATGGCCGCGCTGAATGCCGGGCGCCCCACCGCGCGGCGGCTGACGCTGACCGCCCATGACCTGCTGATTGCCACCGGGCGGGAAACCTCCGGCGATGGCTACCGGCGGCTGAGGGACGCGTTCGAGCGGCTGGCCGGCACCCGCATCACCACCAATATCGTCACGGGCGAGGCGGAGACGACCACCGGTTTCGGTCTGATCGAAAGCTGGCAGATCGTGCGCAAGACCCGGGGCGGCCGGATGGTCAGTGTGGCGGTGACGCTGTCGGAATGGCTGTACCGCGCGGTGCTGTCGAAATCGGTGCTGACGCTGTCCCGCGACTATTTCGGTTTGCGCAAGCCGCTGGAGCGGCGGCTTTACGAACTGGCGCGCAAGCATTGCGGGCGGCAGGCGGGCTGGCAGGTCTCGGTCGAGACGCTGTGCAAGAAGACCGGCTCTGCCAGTCCGCGCCGCGTTTTCCGCGCGATGCTGCGCGAGATCATCAGGGAAGGGAACATTCCCGATTACGACCTGGTCGAGGAACCCGGCGATATCATCCGCGTCACCCCCAAGGGCGCGGTGACCGAGCCCGGCCCAACCGCCCCGCATCTGACCCCCGACGCGCTGGAGGCCGCCCGGGCCCTGATCCCCGGCGCCGATGTCTATGCGCTGGAGGCCGAATGGCGCGGCGTCTGGGCCGCCACGGGGCGGCAGCGGCTGAAAAGCCCCGACAAGGCGTTCCTGGGCTGGGTCAGGCGGCGCGCGGGATAG
- a CDS encoding NAD(P)-dependent oxidoreductase — protein MTEINHVLVTGGGGYIGTVLIPMLLADGYKVRALDRFFFGRELLPEDDNLEIVVEDTRRLAPEHLAGIDAVIDLVAISNDPSGELFQDATMAINRDSRIACAKLAKAAGAKRYILPSSCSIYGFQEEGVISDETCPTNPLTTYARANEMAEHGVLPLADDTFCVTVLRQSTVYGLSPRMRFDLAINGMTYGAWKTGKLPLMRDGSQWRPMVHVADTASAQKFMLTAPADKVNGELFNVGSAANTYQLGPLGEIVANRVPRDVEIEWYGDPDHRSYRVAFDKIEALGWKASKTAEDGVDEICAALEAGTTDKTTKTITLEWYKELVRWQQIVHATELDGKMLAL, from the coding sequence ATGACCGAGATCAATCATGTCCTCGTGACCGGGGGCGGCGGCTATATCGGCACCGTTCTCATCCCGATGCTGCTGGCCGATGGCTACAAGGTCCGCGCGCTCGACCGGTTCTTCTTCGGCCGCGAATTGCTGCCCGAAGATGACAACCTGGAAATCGTGGTGGAAGACACCCGCCGCCTGGCCCCCGAACACCTGGCCGGGATCGACGCGGTGATCGACCTCGTGGCGATCTCCAACGATCCCTCGGGCGAGCTGTTCCAGGACGCCACCATGGCGATCAACCGCGACAGCCGCATCGCCTGCGCGAAGCTGGCCAAGGCGGCGGGCGCCAAGCGCTATATCCTGCCCTCGTCCTGCTCGATCTACGGTTTCCAGGAAGAAGGCGTCATTTCCGACGAGACCTGCCCGACCAACCCGCTGACCACCTATGCCCGCGCCAACGAGATGGCAGAGCATGGCGTGCTGCCCCTGGCCGATGACACGTTCTGCGTGACCGTGCTGCGCCAGTCCACGGTCTATGGCCTGTCCCCGCGGATGCGGTTCGACCTGGCGATCAACGGCATGACCTATGGCGCGTGGAAGACCGGCAAGCTGCCGCTGATGCGCGACGGCAGCCAGTGGCGCCCGATGGTGCATGTGGCCGACACCGCCAGCGCGCAGAAATTCATGCTGACCGCGCCCGCCGACAAGGTGAATGGCGAACTCTTCAATGTCGGGTCGGCGGCGAACACCTACCAGCTTGGGCCGCTCGGCGAAATCGTCGCCAACCGCGTGCCCCGCGATGTGGAAATCGAATGGTACGGCGACCCCGACCATCGCAGCTATCGCGTGGCCTTCGACAAGATCGAGGCGCTTGGCTGGAAAGCCTCGAAAACCGCCGAGGACGGGGTGGACGAGATCTGTGCAGCCCTTGAGGCCGGGACCACCGACAAGACCACGAAGACCATCACCCTTGAATGGTACAAGGAACTGGTCCGCTGGCAGCAGATCGTCCATGCCACGGAGCTTGACGGAAAGATGCTTGCGCTATGA
- a CDS encoding type II toxin-antitoxin system death-on-curing family toxin, with protein sequence MTAPVWVPLPAIIIIHDRQIARHGGATGLRDRALLEAGCARALNRAAYEAAGLPEIAAAYAFGISRAHAFIDGNKRTGFVTGVTFLRLNGFAFRPAPEEGVRMMEDLAAGDLSEAAFAEWLSAGLTPI encoded by the coding sequence GTGACCGCCCCGGTCTGGGTGCCGCTGCCTGCGATCATCATCATTCACGATCGGCAGATCGCGCGCCACGGGGGCGCGACCGGATTGCGCGACCGGGCACTTCTGGAGGCGGGCTGTGCACGGGCGCTGAACCGTGCCGCCTATGAGGCGGCAGGCTTGCCAGAGATCGCAGCGGCCTATGCGTTCGGCATCTCCCGGGCCCATGCCTTCATCGACGGCAACAAGCGCACGGGGTTCGTGACCGGGGTCACGTTCCTTCGCCTGAACGGGTTTGCCTTTCGGCCCGCGCCGGAAGAGGGGGTGCGGATGATGGAAGATCTGGCGGCAGGGGATTTGAGCGAGGCGGCGTTCGCAGAATGGCTGAGCGCGGGGCTGACACCGATCTGA
- a CDS encoding acyltransferase family protein has product MKYRRDIDGLRAVAVVSVVVHHAFASLSPGGYVGVDIFFVISGFLIGGIIRDEMQEGRFSLLGFYERRVRRILPALFAVLLFCLGTACLLFLPEDLNALGGSLVAALLFVSNFFFLLEIDYFAAPLDSYPLLHLWSLAVEEQFYIVLPAVFLLLWRFGRRTVFLTVAAFSALSFLASVAAVELYPSGAFYMLPTRFWELGAGVLLAMAAPDILARRRAGPGPALASWAGAGLIAVSVAAFSERTAFPGATAVLPVLGAVLLIWAGPAAPVNRLLATRPFVAVGLISYSLYLWHWPLLSFQQYATLGPVPPLQVAGAVALSAVMATLSYYLIETPVRRRRLGLRTRRAVFGAAGGTMAALAAAGVALVMGQGWPARWQASSLDAIHAAYRPVDLGGPDARRIARPGLGGFVYAVGPDKARPDFIVWGDSHGLAMRRGVAKAANDTGLSGLLIGKHACMGLLGARYMKMPAWHGCAAHNAAVMDYIAAEPPETVVLISRWAIHDLYEFLETPGGRAPLSHLLPMQRQGRFEDAVDATLTGLRAAGVARIVWMRTVPEQTTDIPRTLAKAAEWGRAPAPGSPHAAHAARNDGIDALFDRFPGTVRIASDAHLCADGICPIAREGVALYKDQTHISPFAAEGLAPALAQALTGPLAE; this is encoded by the coding sequence GTGAAGTATCGCAGGGATATCGACGGCCTGCGTGCCGTGGCGGTCGTGTCCGTGGTCGTACACCACGCCTTCGCCTCCCTTTCGCCCGGGGGTTATGTCGGGGTCGACATCTTCTTCGTGATCTCGGGCTTCCTGATCGGGGGCATCATCCGGGACGAGATGCAGGAGGGCCGGTTCTCGCTGCTCGGCTTTTACGAACGGCGGGTGCGGCGGATCCTGCCCGCGCTGTTTGCGGTGCTGCTGTTCTGCCTTGGGACGGCCTGCCTGCTGTTCCTGCCCGAGGATCTGAACGCTCTGGGCGGGTCGCTGGTGGCGGCGCTTCTGTTCGTGTCGAACTTCTTCTTCCTGCTGGAAATCGACTATTTCGCCGCGCCCCTCGACAGCTATCCGCTGTTGCATCTGTGGTCGCTGGCGGTGGAGGAGCAGTTCTACATCGTGCTGCCCGCGGTCTTTCTGCTGCTCTGGCGCTTTGGCCGCCGGACGGTCTTTCTGACGGTTGCGGCGTTTTCGGCGCTGTCCTTCCTTGCCTCGGTCGCGGCGGTCGAGTTGTACCCGTCGGGGGCATTCTACATGCTGCCGACGCGGTTCTGGGAACTGGGCGCGGGCGTGCTGCTGGCCATGGCGGCGCCGGATATCCTGGCCCGGCGCCGCGCGGGTCCGGGGCCGGCCCTTGCCTCCTGGGCGGGGGCGGGGCTGATCGCGGTCAGCGTGGCGGCGTTCTCGGAGCGGACGGCCTTTCCCGGGGCCACGGCGGTTCTGCCGGTGCTGGGCGCGGTGCTGCTGATCTGGGCGGGCCCGGCGGCGCCGGTCAACCGGTTGCTTGCCACGCGGCCCTTCGTGGCGGTGGGGCTGATCAGCTATTCGCTCTATCTCTGGCACTGGCCGCTTCTGTCCTTCCAGCAATATGCCACCCTTGGCCCGGTGCCGCCGCTGCAGGTGGCCGGCGCGGTGGCCCTGTCGGCGGTCATGGCCACGCTGAGCTATTACCTGATCGAAACCCCGGTGCGCCGCCGGCGCCTGGGGCTGCGGACGCGGCGGGCCGTGTTCGGCGCGGCGGGGGGCACGATGGCGGCACTGGCCGCGGCGGGGGTCGCGCTGGTCATGGGGCAGGGCTGGCCCGCCCGCTGGCAGGCGAGCTCGCTTGACGCGATCCATGCCGCCTATCGGCCGGTCGATCTGGGCGGGCCCGATGCGCGGCGGATCGCGCGGCCGGGGCTGGGCGGGTTCGTCTACGCGGTGGGCCCCGACAAGGCGCGGCCCGATTTCATCGTCTGGGGGGACAGCCACGGGCTTGCCATGCGGCGGGGCGTTGCGAAGGCGGCCAACGACACCGGGCTTTCGGGCCTGCTGATCGGCAAACATGCCTGCATGGGGCTGCTTGGCGCGCGCTACATGAAGATGCCCGCCTGGCATGGCTGCGCGGCGCATAATGCCGCCGTGATGGACTATATCGCGGCCGAGCCCCCCGAAACCGTCGTGCTGATCTCACGCTGGGCGATCCACGACCTTTACGAATTCCTCGAAACGCCGGGGGGCCGGGCGCCGCTGTCCCATCTGCTGCCGATGCAGCGGCAGGGCCGTTTCGAAGACGCGGTCGATGCCACCCTGACCGGGCTGCGCGCGGCCGGCGTTGCGCGGATCGTCTGGATGCGCACCGTGCCCGAGCAGACGACCGACATCCCCCGAACACTGGCCAAGGCCGCGGAATGGGGCCGGGCCCCGGCGCCCGGATCGCCCCACGCCGCCCATGCCGCGCGCAATGACGGGATCGACGCGCTGTTCGACCGGTTCCCCGGAACCGTGCGGATCGCGTCCGATGCGCATCTGTGTGCCGACGGGATCTGCCCGATCGCGCGGGAGGGCGTCGCGCTTTACAAGGACCAGACCCATATCAGCCCCTTCGCGGCAGAGGGGCTGGCCCCGGCCCTGGCACAAGCGCTGACCGGGCCGCTGGCAGAGTGA
- the rfbD gene encoding dTDP-4-dehydrorhamnose reductase, which produces MKVLLLGPNGQLGSDIQTAHAAAGEPFQLIPLERERLDVSDLAAIGPALNGIAFDVLVNCTSYHKTDEVEDNAALAFAVNAHGVEEMAKACAARGARFIHVSTDYVFGGDTGRTELLTEDAPTAPVNVYGASKAMGETLIRLACPDHAILRVSSLFGVAGASGKGGNFVETMIRVGRERGALKVVSDQIMTPTATADIADAILALLTRGAPSGTYHVAGTGAASWYDFACEIIRAAGVEATVTPCTSAEFPARAHRPAYSALDNGKCAREIMAMPPWQDALERYLKAKGHIG; this is translated from the coding sequence ATGAAGGTTCTGCTGCTGGGCCCGAACGGGCAGCTCGGGTCTGACATCCAGACCGCCCATGCCGCCGCGGGAGAGCCGTTCCAGCTGATCCCGCTGGAGCGTGAGCGGCTTGACGTCTCGGACCTGGCGGCCATCGGCCCGGCGCTGAACGGCATCGCGTTCGACGTGCTGGTCAACTGCACCAGCTATCACAAGACCGACGAGGTGGAGGACAACGCCGCCCTCGCCTTTGCCGTCAACGCCCACGGGGTGGAGGAGATGGCGAAGGCCTGCGCCGCCAGGGGCGCGCGGTTCATCCATGTCAGCACCGATTACGTCTTCGGCGGCGATACCGGGCGCACGGAATTGCTGACCGAGGACGCCCCCACCGCACCGGTCAATGTCTACGGCGCGTCCAAAGCGATGGGCGAGACGCTGATCCGGCTGGCCTGCCCCGATCACGCGATCCTGCGGGTCTCGTCGCTTTTCGGGGTGGCGGGGGCCTCGGGCAAGGGCGGCAATTTCGTGGAAACCATGATCCGCGTGGGCCGCGAGCGCGGCGCGCTGAAGGTGGTGTCCGACCAGATCATGACGCCGACCGCCACCGCCGACATCGCAGACGCGATCCTTGCGCTGCTGACCAGGGGCGCGCCTTCGGGCACCTATCACGTGGCGGGCACCGGCGCGGCAAGCTGGTACGACTTCGCCTGCGAGATCATCCGCGCCGCCGGGGTGGAGGCCACCGTCACCCCCTGCACCAGTGCCGAGTTTCCCGCCCGCGCCCACAGGCCCGCCTACAGCGCGCTGGACAACGGCAAATGCGCGCGCGAGATCATGGCCATGCCGCCCTGGCAGGACGCGCTGGAACGGTATCTGAAGGCCAAGGGGCATATCGGCTGA
- a CDS encoding transcriptional regulator/antitoxin MazE — MFETRIRKVGDSAVVTLSTEMLAVLDAKEGDTVFVLRGDDGSLKITAHDPSVTAALAAADIVMEENRDLLQALA, encoded by the coding sequence ATGTTCGAAACCAGGATCCGCAAGGTCGGGGACTCCGCCGTCGTGACGCTGAGCACGGAAATGCTGGCCGTCCTCGATGCCAAGGAAGGCGACACGGTTTTCGTCCTGCGCGGCGATGACGGCAGCCTGAAGATCACGGCCCATGACCCGTCGGTGACCGCCGCGCTGGCCGCCGCCGACATCGTCATGGAGGAGAACCGCGATCTGCTTCAGGCCCTTGCGTGA
- a CDS encoding NAD(P)/FAD-dependent oxidoreductase, with protein MFDFDAIVIGAGAVGLACGAALAGQGQTVLVLEAEGLIGSGTSSRNSEVIHAGLYYPTGSLKHEMCVRGRRMLYPFLQETGVPFRKCGKIVVATNADEIPKIEAIAARAAANGVENLRLIDRAEVEALEPQVVAEAALLSPETGILDSHAYMLALVARIEAAGGHVALRAPLVRAEVEGQGLRVWTGGPDPAEVTARRLVNAAGLYAAEVAGRIGGLAAGSIPRMRFARGCYFTLAGARPFTHLVYPAPVDGGLGVHATIDMGGQVKFGPDVEWLAAGLAPGDLSYDVDPARGAGFYAAVRRYWPGLPDGALSPDYSGIRPKLSGPGEPAADFAIQTEEVHGLPGVVNLYGIESPGLTASLALGAAVAEALG; from the coding sequence ATGTTCGACTTCGACGCGATCGTGATCGGTGCAGGCGCCGTGGGGCTGGCCTGCGGGGCGGCCCTGGCCGGGCAGGGGCAGACCGTGCTGGTGCTGGAGGCGGAGGGCCTGATCGGCTCGGGCACGTCCTCGCGCAACAGCGAGGTGATCCATGCGGGGTTGTATTACCCCACCGGCAGCCTGAAGCACGAGATGTGCGTGCGCGGGCGGCGGATGCTCTACCCGTTCCTGCAGGAAACCGGCGTGCCCTTCCGCAAATGCGGCAAGATCGTCGTGGCGACCAATGCGGACGAGATCCCGAAGATCGAGGCCATCGCCGCCCGGGCCGCGGCCAACGGGGTGGAAAACCTGCGCCTGATCGACCGCGCGGAGGTCGAGGCGCTGGAGCCGCAGGTCGTGGCCGAGGCCGCGCTTTTGTCGCCCGAAACGGGCATTCTCGACAGCCATGCCTATATGCTGGCGCTGGTCGCGCGGATCGAGGCCGCGGGCGGCCATGTCGCGCTGCGCGCCCCGCTGGTCCGGGCAGAGGTCGAGGGGCAGGGGCTCCGCGTCTGGACCGGCGGGCCCGACCCCGCCGAGGTGACGGCACGCCGGCTGGTCAATGCCGCGGGTCTTTATGCGGCCGAGGTGGCGGGCCGGATCGGCGGGCTGGCCGCGGGGTCGATCCCGCGGATGCGGTTCGCGCGGGGATGCTATTTCACGCTGGCCGGGGCGCGGCCGTTTACGCATCTTGTCTACCCGGCGCCGGTCGATGGCGGGCTGGGGGTGCATGCCACGATCGACATGGGCGGGCAGGTGAAATTCGGCCCCGATGTCGAATGGCTGGCCGCGGGGCTGGCGCCGGGGGATCTGTCCTATGACGTGGACCCGGCCCGGGGCGCGGGGTTCTATGCCGCGGTGCGCCGCTACTGGCCGGGCTTGCCCGATGGCGCGCTCAGCCCCGACTATTCCGGCATCCGCCCCAAGCTGTCGGGCCCCGGCGAACCGGCCGCCGATTTCGCGATCCAGACCGAAGAGGTTCACGGCCTGCCCGGCGTGGTGAACTTGTACGGCATCGAAAGCCCGGGGCTGACCGCATCGCTTGCCCTCGGCGCGGCGGTGGCGGAGGCGTTGGGGTAG
- the rfbC gene encoding dTDP-4-dehydrorhamnose 3,5-epimerase, with product MQPDIVSLAIPEVKLITPRKFGDSRGFFSEVYNKRSFAAAGIEIDFVQDNHSLSGTVGTVRGLHYQSPPFAQDKLVRVLKGAIFDVAVDLRKGSPTYGQHVAATLTAEDWTQILVPIGFAHGFMTLEPDTEVVYKVSNYYAPDNDHGILWDDPALGIDWPLKGIDFEVSDKDRVQPKLADITSPFA from the coding sequence ATGCAGCCAGACATCGTATCGCTCGCCATTCCGGAAGTGAAGCTCATCACCCCGCGAAAATTCGGGGACAGCCGCGGCTTCTTTTCCGAGGTCTACAACAAGCGCAGCTTCGCCGCGGCCGGGATCGAGATCGACTTCGTGCAGGACAATCACTCCCTGTCGGGCACCGTCGGCACCGTGCGGGGGTTGCATTACCAAAGCCCGCCCTTCGCCCAGGACAAACTGGTGCGGGTGCTGAAAGGCGCGATCTTCGATGTCGCGGTCGATCTGCGCAAGGGCTCGCCCACCTACGGGCAGCATGTCGCCGCCACGCTGACCGCCGAGGACTGGACCCAGATCCTCGTGCCCATCGGCTTTGCCCACGGCTTCATGACGCTGGAGCCGGACACCGAGGTCGTCTACAAGGTGTCGAATTACTACGCGCCCGACAACGACCACGGGATCCTGTGGGACGACCCCGCCCTTGGCATCGACTGGCCGCTGAAAGGCATCGACTTCGAAGTGTCCGACAAGGACCGCGTGCAGCCCAAGCTCGCCGATATCACCTCCCCCTTCGCATAA